In Gossypium raimondii isolate GPD5lz chromosome 12, ASM2569854v1, whole genome shotgun sequence, a single window of DNA contains:
- the LOC105763038 gene encoding LOW QUALITY PROTEIN: KH domain-containing protein At1g09660/At1g09670 (The sequence of the model RefSeq protein was modified relative to this genomic sequence to represent the inferred CDS: deleted 2 bases in 1 codon), whose product MNEAGIREGDIYMMGERIPPGSYFQYPPSGVPASPHRASSLPTDRDRYLAELLAEKHKLVPFTQVLPLCTRLVNQEIRRVSSLTPSFVDQERFEHDSPFRSLGQHPNGRQMDLEGWSVMQTEENGHMQRVPPIQAASVGWPGLPRAPTTPIVKRVVRLDVPVDKYPNYNFVGRILGPRGNSLKRVEAMTECRVYIRGKGSVKDSVKEEKLKDKPGYEHLNEPLHVLVEAEFPEDMVNSRLEYAVAILDNLLKPVDESLDSYKKQQLRELALLNGTLREESPSMSPSMSPSMSPGMSPFNSTGMKRAKTGR is encoded by the exons ATGAATGAAGCAGGAATAAGGGAAGgtgat atatatatgatgGGGGAGAGGATCCCACCAGGGAGTTACTTTCAGTATCCGCCTTCTGGAGTTCCTGCTTCTCCTCATAGGGCTTCTTCTCTTCCTACAGATCGTGATAG ATATTTAGCTGAATTATTGGCAGAGAAACATAAGTTGGTACCTTTTACCCAAGTTCTGCCTCTATGTACCAGGCTCGTTAATCAAG AGATCAGAAGGGTCTCAAGTCTTACTCCTAGTTTTGTCGATCAAGAGCGATTTGAACATGATAGTCCTTTCAGGTCATTAGGTCAACATCCCAATGGGAGACAGATGGATTTGGAGGGTTGGTCTGTAATGCAAACAGAG GAAAATGGGCATATGCAACGAGTTCCTCCAATTCAAGCTGCATCAGTGGGTTGGCCCGGTTTGCCTAGAGCCCCTACAACACCGATTGTAAAGAGAGTTGTTAGACTTGATGTTCCTGTGGATAAATATCCAAAT TACAATTTTGTTGGCCGAATTTTGGGACCACGGGGAAACTCCCTAAAGAGAGTTGAAGCCATGACAGAGTGTAGGGTGTACATACGAGGCAAGGGTTCAGTCAAGGATTCTGTAAAG GAAGAGAAACTGAAAGATAAACCTGGATACGAACATCTTAATGAGCCACTGCATGTGTTGGTGGAGGCTGAATTTCCCGAGGATATGGTAAATTCTCGTCTGGAGTATGCTGTTGCAATACTAGATAACCTTCTGAAGCCAGTG GATGAATCCTTGGATAGCTATAAGAAACAGCAGCTTAGGGAGTTAGCTTTGCTAAATGGTACCTTAAGGGAAGAGAGCCCAAGCATGAGCCCAAGTATGAGCCCAAGCATGAGCCCAGGTATGTCGCCTTTCAACAGTACGGGAATGAAGCGGGCGAAGACGGGAAGATGA
- the LOC105763039 gene encoding elongation factor 1-gamma: MALVLHAGKTNKNAFKALIAAEYSGVQVKMVENFEMGVSNKTPEFIKMNPLGKVPVLETPEGPVFESNAIARYVARSKVNNPICGSTLIDYGHIEQWIDFAAMEIDANIAKWLYPRLGYGVYLPPSEEAAIAALKRALGALNTHLASNTFLVGHFVTLADIIMTCNLYLGFSQIMTKSFTSEFPHVERYFWTLVNQPKIKKILGEMKQAVSLPPVPSKKPAAQPKETKPKAEPKKEAKKEVEKQAAKAEAAEEEEAPKPKPKNPLDLLPPSKMVLDDWKRLYSNTKTNFREVAIKGFWDMYDPEGYSLWFCDYKYNEENTVSFVTMNKVGGFLQRMDLARKYAFGKMLVIGANPPFKVKGLWLFRGQEIPQFVIDECYDMELYEWKKVDLSDAAQKERVNQMIEDCEPFEGEPLLDAKCFK, translated from the exons ATGGCTCTG GTCTTGCATGcaggaaaaacaaataaaaatgccTTTAAGGCACTCATTGCTGCAGAATATAGTGGTGTGCAGGTCAAAATGGTTGAGAATTTTGAGATGGGTGTGTCAAATAAGACTCCTGAGTTCATCAAGATGAACCCTTTGGGGAAG GTTCCTGTGTTGGAAACACCTGAGGGTCCTGTATTTGAGAGCAATGCCATTGCTCGTTATG TTGCTCGCTCAAAGGTTAACAACCCTATATGTGGTTCTACATTGATTGATTAT GGTCATATCGAGCAATGGATTGATTTTGCAGCCATGGAAATTGATGCTAATATTGCAAAATGGTTGTATCCAAGACTTGGTTACGGTGTTTACCTTCCTCCA TCTGAGGAAGCTGCTATTGCTGCATTGAAGAGAGCCCTTGGCGCTTTGAACACTCATCTTGCTTCCAACACATTTCTTGTTGGACATTTTGTCACCCTTGCTGACATTATCATGACATGTAACCTCTACTTGGGTTTCTCCCAGATCATGACTAAGAGTTTTACCTCGGAGTTCCCTCATGTTGAGAGGTACTTTTGGACCTTGGTTAATCAGCCAAAAATCAAGAAGATTCTTGGTGAAATGAAGCAGGCAGTCTCTCTACCACCTGTTCCTTCAAAGAAGCCTGCTGCCCAGCCAAAGGAAACTAAACCAAAGGCCGAACCAAAGAAAGAAGCCAAAAAGGAGGTTGAGAAACAGGCAGCAAAGGCAGAGGCAGCTGAGGAGGAGGAGGCACCAAAGCCCAAACCAAAGAATCCTCTTGATTTGCTGCCTCCAAGTAAGATGGTACTGGATGACTGGAAGAGGCTTTACTCTAACACAAAGACCAATTTCCGAGAGGTTGCAATTAAAG GATTCTGGGACATGTATGATCCCGAGGGATACTCACTGTGGTTTTGTGACTACAAGTACAATGAGGAGAATACAGTTTCATTTGTCACAATGAACAAGGTTGGAGGATTCCTGCAGAGAATGGATTTGGCCCGCAAGTATGCATTTGGGAAGATGTTGGTGATCGGTGCTAACCCTCCATTCAAGGTGAAAGGACTATGGCTTTTCCGTGGGCAAGAGATTCCTCAATTTGTGATTGACGAGTGCTATGACATGGAACTCTACGAGTGGAAGAAGGTTGACCTGTCAGATGCAGCCCAGAAGGAACGGGTGAATCAGATGATTGAAGACTGCGAGCCATTTGAGGGAGAGCCTCTCTTGGATGCCAAGTGCTTTAAGTGA